The DNA segment CCTATTTGCAGGACGCGGGCAGCCTTCTGCTTGTCGTAGTTGTGGAACTCCAAGGTCTTTTGTAGCGCCACGCGTTCGATTTCGGCAAAGGACATCCCCACCTCAAGTCCCATGTTGCGGGAGGAGCCCTCCGCGTCGGTGGCGAGCGCCGGGAAGTGGTACGAGCGGAGCAAATTGTCCTGCGAGAGCACCACCGCTCTTTCCACCATGTTCTCCAGCTCGCGGACATTTCCGCGCCACGGGTGACGCAGCAGCTGTTTCATCACCTCAGGCTCGACACCCTGGATGTTCTTCCCATTGAGGTGGTTGTACTTCTCGATAAAGTGCTGCACCAAGAAAGGGATGTCCTCCTGCCGCTCGCGCAGAGGGGGCACGTGAATGCCGATGACGTTGAGGCGATAGTAGAGGTCCTCACGGAACGTACCCTCCTCCACCTTCTTTTCCAGGTCGGCGTTGGTGGCAGCGATGATGCGCACGTCCACTTTGAGGGTGACCGTGCCCCCCAGTCTCTCGAACTCGCCATCCTGCAAGAAGCGGAGGAGCTTGACTTGCATGGCCGGCGTGATCTCGCCAATTTCATCTAAGAAGAGCGAGCCGCCGTCGGCTAACTCGATCTTCCCCTTCTTCTGTCGCACCGCGCCGGTAAAAGCGCCCCGCTCGTACCCGAACAACTCCGCCTCGAGAAGGTTCTCAGGGATGGCACCACAGTTGATCTTGACGAAAGGTTTGCTGGCCCTTGGGCTGTGGTAGTGAATGGTGGCCGCCACCAGCTCCTTGCCCGTACCGGTTTCGCCCGTGATGAGAATGGTGCTGCGCGAGGGGGCAACTTGCTTTGCCAACTCTACGACACGCTTGAAACGCGGGCTGACGGCGACAAGTTTGGGCACGGCCTGAGAAAGCTCGAGCTTTTCGCGGAGGCGCTCGTTCTCGCGGCGCAGGAGTATCGTCTCCCCAAGGCGGTCAAGCAGCCGCTGAAGGTCCGCCATGCGGAACGGCTTGACGAGGTAGTCGTAGGCCCCGCTCCGGATGGAGGCCACCGCGGTCTCCACCGAGCCATAGGCAGTGATGACGATGACCGCAACCTGGGGCCGATGTTCCTGGACGTAATTGACCACCTCGAGCCCTGATCCGTCCCTCAGCTTCAGGTCGGTCACTACAATGTCCACGTCCTCGCTCTCAAGTGTCTTGAGGCCGCCCCGCAAGGAGGTCGCGGTCTTGAGGAGATACCGCGGCGAGGTCAATCCCTTCTGCAAGGCGTGGAGCGCTTCGACATCATCATCGATAATCAGAATGCTGAGCTCACTCACTGGTGACCTCTCCTTGTTCCACCTGCGGCAAGCTCACCGAAAACAGGGCCCCTTGACCAACCTTTGAGCTGCAGGTAATGCGTCCCCCATGGGCGGCAACGATCTCTCTGGACACAAACAGGCCCAGGCCCACGCCACTTTCCTTGGTCGTAAAAAAGGGCTCGAACACTCTCTTCAAGTGCTCTGACTCGATGCCGGGGCCGTTATCGCGGATGGCCACCAACACTCTTTTCCCGCGGCGCCGCATGGTGATCCAAACATCACCGCGGCCGTTGAGCACTTGCAGGGCGTTGGTGAAGATGTTGGCAAAAACCCGGCGCAGCTGCACCCAATCGGCCATCACCCAGCAAGACCACGACGGGCGTCGGAAGTGGACCCGCACTTTCCGCAAGGCTGCCTCGTAAGCGGCATCCTGCACCCACCCATCAACCAGACCCACCAGCTCCACTGGCACCATGTTGAGGTCGGCCAGATGGGTGTAGGCAAGATAGTGGTTGAGGCTGTCGCTGAGTTGCTGGATCTGCCCTTGGATCTTGCGCGTGAGCTCGCTCACCTCGGGGTTCACGCCATTGGGCCCACTTTCCAAGAGGCGCTCCAAAAGCTCGACGTGCAGGCCGATGTTGTTCAACGGGTTGCGGATATCATGCATCATGGCGCTGGTCAGCCGAGAGATAGCC comes from the Calditrichota bacterium genome and includes:
- a CDS encoding sigma-54-dependent Fis family transcriptional regulator; protein product: MSELSILIIDDDVEALHALQKGLTSPRYLLKTATSLRGGLKTLESEDVDIVVTDLKLRDGSGLEVVNYVQEHRPQVAVIVITAYGSVETAVASIRSGAYDYLVKPFRMADLQRLLDRLGETILLRRENERLREKLELSQAVPKLVAVSPRFKRVVELAKQVAPSRSTILITGETGTGKELVAATIHYHSPRASKPFVKINCGAIPENLLEAELFGYERGAFTGAVRQKKGKIELADGGSLFLDEIGEITPAMQVKLLRFLQDGEFERLGGTVTLKVDVRIIAATNADLEKKVEEGTFREDLYYRLNVIGIHVPPLRERQEDIPFLVQHFIEKYNHLNGKNIQGVEPEVMKQLLRHPWRGNVRELENMVERAVVLSQDNLLRSYHFPALATDAEGSSRNMGLEVGMSFAEIERVALQKTLEFHNYDKQKAARVLQIGLATLYRKIKEYNLEKQ